The Flavobacterium psychrotrophum region CCGGAAAAAAATACCGTTGTGCTCTCGACCGGTGCTTTACACTACGACCAGCTGATTATGGCAACCGGAACAACCAGTAATTTTTTTGGCAATGAAAATATTAAAAATAACGCACTGCCCATGAAAACGATTGCCGATGCGCTGCTTTTAAAAAATACGCTGCTGGAGCGTTTTGAGGCCGCGTCCAGGAGTACTGATGCAGACGAAAGGCGCAAGTTAACCACGATGGTTATTGCCGGTGGCGGGCCTACAGGTGTAGAGATCGCAGGGATGCTTGCCGGCCTCAGAAAGAATGTTATTGCCAAAGACTATCCCAACCTAAAGGACCTGCCGATCGATATCTATGTTCTGGACGGGCTCCCTACCCTTCTTGCACCCATGCGTAAGGCATCGCAGGACTATACGTATAAATCCCTTCAAGGTATGGGCGTCATTATCAAGCTCAACCAATTGGTTAAAGACTTTGATGGGGACACGGTTTTTCTTGGCGACGGGAGTACCATTGCAACCCATAACCTGCTATGGACAGCAGGTGTAACCGCACAGGTATTTAACGGATTGCCGGAAAGCTATTATGGAAGGGGTAAACGCCTGATTGTTGATGGGTATAATAAAGTAACAGGATCAACAAATATCTATGCCATCGGTGATACCTGCATCCAGACAACCGATGCGGGATTCCCTAACGGGCATCCGCAATTAGCGCAGGTAGCCATACAGCAGGGAACGCACCTTGCCAAAAACCTGCATGCAGAAACGTTGCAGAACAAAAGAGAACCCTTTTCGTACAACGATAAAGGATCTATGGCCATTATAGGGCGTAATAAAGCGGTTGCGGACCTATCCAACCCAAAACTGCATTTCAGCGGTTTTATCGCATGGCTCATGTGGCTTTTTGTGCATTTACTGTCACTAATTAATTTCAGGAACAAGGTAAAAACCTGTTTTAGCTGGATCGCTGCTTATATTTCTAAAGACCAATACCTGAGGATGATTATAAA contains the following coding sequences:
- a CDS encoding NAD(P)/FAD-dependent oxidoreductase: MEPKQHIVIIGGGFAGVNAAKKLLQINKNCTVTLVDRNNYNFFPPLLYQVATGFLDVSNISYPYRKYFRGYPNFTFFMGELLEIQPEKNTVVLSTGALHYDQLIMATGTTSNFFGNENIKNNALPMKTIADALLLKNTLLERFEAASRSTDADERRKLTTMVIAGGGPTGVEIAGMLAGLRKNVIAKDYPNLKDLPIDIYVLDGLPTLLAPMRKASQDYTYKSLQGMGVIIKLNQLVKDFDGDTVFLGDGSTIATHNLLWTAGVTAQVFNGLPESYYGRGKRLIVDGYNKVTGSTNIYAIGDTCIQTTDAGFPNGHPQLAQVAIQQGTHLAKNLHAETLQNKREPFSYNDKGSMAIIGRNKAVADLSNPKLHFSGFIAWLMWLFVHLLSLINFRNKVKTCFSWIAAYISKDQYLRMIIKPGSKALPVHTEK